TCGTTTCATAAATGAAACCTCATAACATAAAGTAAGTTATTTTGAGTGTAAAAAACACATATGTTATCTAAACGTATTGTAATAAAATGTTTTCATATCAATTTTCTAATATAAAAATAGTTTCTATGATAATTGAAAATTTTAAGTCCAAACTTGATTTTTCTCAGGTTTCACCCAACTTTGAGTTCATTCAAGAGTCAGGATTTTGAGCATATTGGTGCCCCCCGGCTTTCCGGAAGCAGGGCCCTGAGTAAAAATTACGATATCTCCGCTCCTTGCAAACCCCAGTTCTTTTGTTTTTTCCGTGGTTTCCTTTTCCCAGTTTTCAGTAGATTCCTTTACAAGAACGGGGTAGACTCCATAAGACAGAGAAAGGAACCTGCAGGTTTTGGGGACGCGGCTGAAAGCCAGGATCCAGGGGTCAGGATTGAAGCGCGAGATTCTGCGAGGAGTCGCTCCGCTTCTTGTCGGAGTCAGTACGGCTGCAACAGGCAGTTTTTGCAGGGCTTCGTAGACCTGAAGGGTGATTACTTCGTCCACTGACATTTCTCTGGCAGTTATCGCTTTGAGCATTGTATCAAGCCCCCATTTTGTTCGGGAGCGCCAGTTTTCCGTGGTCTTTGCAATCTTTGCCATCATCTCAACGGCTTCCACAGGGTAGTTCCCAACTGCAGTCTCTTCCGAGAGCATGACAGCATCCGTCCCGTCAAGGATAGCGTTTGCAACATCTGTAGCTTCGGCTCGCGTGGGTCTTATATTGTCAGTCATGGAAGCCAGCATATGGGTTGCAGTAATCACAGGAATTCCCAGGAGTTTTGACCTCTGGATCAATTCTTTCTGGACTGAAGGGACTTCCTGGATAGGAATTTCAACCCCCAGGTCTCCTCTTGCGACCATGAGGGCGTCGGTTTCGTCAAGAATTTCTTCAATATTTTCTACAGCCTGCCTGCGTTCGATTTTTGAGACAACATATACCTGCTTTCCTCTGGATGCAGCAAAATTCCGGACCTTTCGAATGTCTCCTGCATTTTCGACAAAAGAGATGCTGAAAGTATCAATTTCCTCTCCAAGGGCAAACTCAAGGATTTTAAAGTCCTTTTCGGTTACGGGGTCAAGGAAAATCTTCGCCCCTGGAAGGTTTAGCCCTTTATGGGAATAGAGCTGCCCTCCAATAAGGACTTCACAGAGGACATCTTTTCCCGAGATCTCTATGCAGCGGAGCTGTATGAACCCGTCACTAAGGTAGATGAGGCTCCCGGGAGATACGCTTTCAGGAAGTTGTTTATAACTGACAGGAATCCGCTTCTCATTTCCCGGAGTGTCTTCAACAGTAAGGGTTATCAGGTTCCCCTTATGGAGCATAATGGGCTCTTTTTCGAGCTTACCTATGCGGATTTTCGGGCCTGGCAGGTCAGCAAGGATTGCAATTGTCCTGCCCAGTTCGTCTGCGACCTTGCGGACGCTTCGGATAACTCTGGCATGACTCTCGAAGTCTCCATGGGAGAAGTTAATCCTTGCTACGTTCATGCCCGCAAGCATAAGCTGCCTGAGCCTCTCTTCAGAAGAAGAGGCAGGTCCTATTGTGCAGACGATCTTTGTCTTATGGTCCGGGATTTCCATATTAACACGGCCTCAGTATATCTCAGGGTTAAATTCCTTTTAAAAAATTTCGTATTTCCTTTATGTTCTTTCAGGAAATTCCTGTCTCAACCCTTTTGTCTCAATTCTCTGTTTATTCTCCCCTGTAAATCTTCAGGGCATCTTCAACACTTGAATCCTCGACGGTTATGGCGTAGACAGCATTGCACATGCGGACAGCTTCATCCAGGTATTTCTGGTGGATATTTCTCCCGGTTGCATTCCCTTCGGCTCCGGAAATATGGATCTGGTCATGGAGTTTTTTGAGGAATGCTTCGGCTTCGTCACTTGTACCGCCAGCGCAAACGACTTTAGTACGCCCTGCTGCTTTGACGGCTTCCTTGAAGATCTCAGCAGACTTTGCACCTTCCTTTTTCGGGTAATTGACCTTCACAAAATCGGTTCCGAGGCAGGCTCCCACTCCTGTTGCCCCTGCAATCAGATGAGGGTCTTTTTCATCTTTTACAGCAGCCCCGCGGGGATAAATCCAGAGTACGGACAACATTCCATGCTGGTGGGCATCATAAATTATTTGGGCAGCCTGTACAAGCATCTCGGCTTCGAACTCGCTGCCAAGATAAATCGTATATCCAACGCCAAGGATGTTGAGCCCGCTGTTCTCCTTAAATTCGGCTACCTGATCAACATCATACCAGAGGTTGCTGAAAGGATCAGCCTGCTCGGTTTCAACCAGATTGGTCTTGGAGTTTACCTTTACAAGATAAGGAACATCTCTATAGTCCATGCCGTAACGGGCAATAAGCCCTAGCTGGGTTGCAAAAACTCCTATTTTTGACTGAGCCGCAATCCTGAAAAGGTGTTCAGGGTCAGCATCGTCTTCAGGAACTCCTGCTCCAAAAAAGTCATCGTTCAGGTGTTCTACTTTCTGGTCCCCGGCAAAAAGCATCAATCTGCCGCTGCCCTTCGTGATTTCCATGTAGTTTTTTACATATGTCTCACGCATTGCTTTAGGGACATCTAAAGGTACGATTACGTCTTCTTTGTTAATTGAAACCATGTGTATAAACCTCAGTCTGATTGATAGCAGTCAATAGGATTGTATGTAGTACCAGAACAGTTCAGTTAGAAGGTAGTAGTAATATGAGAAGTAATTTATTTACTTTATTCACCAGAAATGATTATTTGTCTATTTTATTTCCAAGGTATGGTTTATTTACTTTATTCTTCTCTACTATATTTAATAATTTTCTCAGTGGGCTGCTGTCACATAAACTCAGTAGTCCTGCCGTTCAAAACGCCCTGATATCTCCCAAACCCTTACTGCTAACAAAAAATATTCAATTTTGAATTATTAAGCGTTTCGGAAATTTAAAGCCCGGTCAATTATCAAGGTTAAGGAACGAAAAAAGATAAAGCTAAAAGCCAGTATCAAAAACAAAAGACAAAAATAAAAGACAAAAACAAAAGACTAAAAGATTCGGATGATCGTGTAATTTTAAGCAAAAGAGCAAAGATTTCTTACGCCGCTTGCAGGGCTCGAACCTACGACATTCTGGTTAACAGCCAGACACTCTACCAACTGAGTTAAAGCGGCTTTATGATTGAAATGATTTCTGTTTCTATTTTTACCTTCTCATACAAGAGATTCTTAGGATATATGTTTTATGGGTTGTTTATGGGCCTGACCGGATTTGAACCGGTGACCGCTCGGTTATGAGCCGAGCGCTCTAACCTGACTGAGCTACAGGCCCTCTTTGTTTCTGTAATGTTCAGTACTTTTTAGTATGGCTTTAATAATAAACTTTTTGCAAGTGTTTTTATTTTCATGGAAAAAACGCTGGAATCTCTGCAAAAGTTTTACGCCGCTTGCAGGGCTCGAACCTACGACATTCTGGTTAACAGCCAGACACTCTACCAACTGAGTTAAAGCGGCTTACATAATCGGGTGTATTAGTTATTGCTTACCCTGTCGCGAACATTTCTAAAGCGATAATTGTATTTATATATTTCGCTTGAAACTCTTCCCACAGGCAGCTTTCTAATGTTCTAAAAAGAGCTCAATGGTGCAAACCTTTACTATACCTGGATAACAACTTTTTGATCAGCAACAACTTTATCTTTTCCAGTTCAACTTAATGAATACTCATTTCACTAATTATTAATTCTGCATCTTTGTCCCGCTTTTTAGTATTTTTATTAATTATTTACAGTTAACGCCGATTAAAAATTGTCTTATTCGATTCCAATTTAATTTATGTCCATCCAATGAATGTCTTCATTTGATAAATATATCCAATTAATGAGGATAAGCTAGATTTAATACTTATTCGATTAATATTTTATTTTATTAATATTAAATTTGGTACCCATTCAACTAACACCTTCAGTCCAATATCTGGCATTTTTTTCTGTTTGTTTCTGCATTCTTTTTATAGTATTTCCATTGATGGCATCCTTTTGCCTTTTACTTACATATAAAAATAGTTATTTTCAAGCCAATCCTTATATCCTTTCAGGAACAATATATTTGATACTTGTTGTAGCATTAATACAACGAAATCGTACAGATCTAGTTTTTAAGCGATATATTCAGTCAGCTTAAAACACCTTTATCTGCGGTCTGTCCGGGGAATTTCAATTTACTTCAGTTAAATGTCGAAAACGGCTTTTAAATTGTTAACTTCAGGGGTTTGAGGGTAGCAGCTTTCTCTGTACTGTGGGTATTTTATTCAGGTTATCTGATGGTACTGTAAAGGAAACCCTCGGTTCTATGGGACTTTTGACCGCTCAAATTCTGTAGTTTTAAAAATGGAATTTCTAGGGGGTTTATTAACGAAACATCTAAAAATATGTCCAAAATGCCATGCCAAACTGAAAGTTAGCTCAGACGGCAAGACCCAGTACTGTAGTATTTGCAGGTACTGGACAAAAATAGGCACTGCAAGGCTCGATTCAATAATGATTTACGAATGAGGAATCTCAATGAAAAACTTCGATATTCACAAGTTTTGCAGTGCGTGTGATACCAGGCTAAAACGCCAGGTAATGGGTTCGAATGTCTTCTACTACTGCCGGAGTTGTGGGCGTGTGAGTTCGGAAGCATGTTTATCGGGGGGAGTTAACATGCTCCGTGTCCAGAGACCGCTGTCTGCCCACAGGGTATCTTCTACGGCAGACTTTAATCTTTCTAAAAATACATTAAAAACTATGGTTGAAACTTAACCTGGAGAAAAAAGGTTTAGATTTAGAGAAATGTAATAAAAAGGAAACTGCTTTTTTCAAAACTAGCCTGAAAAGGCTCCTTATTTTCTTTTTAATTTTAACTTTTTTGTTTTCAGTTTTTACCGGTAATTTTCTGCTTGCTATTTGAAAAAAGAATAAAAATTCGATTTAAAAAAAGAAAAGACTTAAAAAAGGAAAAATTCAGCTTATTTGTCAAACAAACATCAGTTTCTCCAAAAGACTGGCTTAAAGGCAGTTTTTACTCTTCAGTGACCTGCTTTGAGCAGTTTGCAGACATTTTCTACTTCGGTTCTGAACTGGTCCTGGGTAATCCCGAAAAGACCTGCAAGATACATGGCTCCGCCTGCACCTGCACCTTCTTTTATAGTGCCAGTTTCATACCTGTGAAGCCCTTTTAAGCTGGACTTGCCAAAGCCCGGGTCTGCAACATAGATTACAGGGACCCCAAGATTTCTGGTCAGCTCAATGAAATTTGCAGATTTATCTTCCACCACATAACGGGTAGTTGCGATTGCGAGTTTCTCAGTATTGAAACCCATATGTTTGATAAGGGCATAAACTGCTGCCATCTGAGTTCCACCCGCAAGGATAACACTGGTTTCAGTGCCCTGGAAGCCTGCAACAAGTCCCATAACTGCAGGCATCATAGGGTCTCCCATGCAGGCAACAGCTTTCATGGGGTCGTCTTTCAGACAGCCAAATGTCAGACCTGAGGCTTTCATTCCTTCTTCAACAACCTGTTTTTTAAGCTCAAGAGGATTTTCATCTGCACTGCTGCTGACATTTCCATTGTATCCGAGAGCTGTTAAAACTCCCATTGCCGTTGTTGTGCCGCCGGGAATGCTTTCCCCGATTATAACATGGTCTACTTGGTTTCTGAGTCTCTTGGCAAGGAATTTTGCCCGTTCGTAGATGCCCTGCACATCTCTCACTGCAATAGGTTCCCGGATATCCTCACCTGGCTTTGCTTTCAAATCAATACATGGGACATCTGGAGTCACTATTAAGCCTGAATTTATGAAATGATACGGAGCGTCCGTAAGCTTCAGCGCCGAACGTGTCATAATTGCAGGGGTAGGGGTATCATAAGGAGGAGTCATGGGAAGCACCGGTACACTGATAATGTTTCCTGTTTCCATAAGTTCCGCATCCCCTGCAGGCGTATAGTCCGTAAGTTCAGCTGTTTTTCCTGCTGCCGAGAGTTTTGGGATATGTGCTGTTTTTGTGCTGGAAAGTATGCACAAAAACATCGGTTTTTTAGGTTTTTTTGTTACTTCCGGTTCTATCCAGGCCATTCACATCTCCTCTATGAAATTACGCAGATAAGTATGTAAATAATTCTCAAATAATTTTTCCGGGATTCTATACAGATTCGCAAGTTCCGTACACAGCACTGAGATAAACTGCTGTAAATCTCCTCGGAGTCTAGTGAAGAATTCTTCTACTTAGTAT
The genomic region above belongs to Methanosarcina horonobensis HB-1 = JCM 15518 and contains:
- a CDS encoding beta/alpha barrel domain-containing protein, which encodes MVSINKEDVIVPLDVPKAMRETYVKNYMEITKGSGRLMLFAGDQKVEHLNDDFFGAGVPEDDADPEHLFRIAAQSKIGVFATQLGLIARYGMDYRDVPYLVKVNSKTNLVETEQADPFSNLWYDVDQVAEFKENSGLNILGVGYTIYLGSEFEAEMLVQAAQIIYDAHQHGMLSVLWIYPRGAAVKDEKDPHLIAGATGVGACLGTDFVKVNYPKKEGAKSAEIFKEAVKAAGRTKVVCAGGTSDEAEAFLKKLHDQIHISGAEGNATGRNIHQKYLDEAVRMCNAVYAITVEDSSVEDALKIYRGE
- the cobT gene encoding nicotinate mononucleotide-dependent phosphoribosyltransferase CobT, whose product is MAWIEPEVTKKPKKPMFLCILSSTKTAHIPKLSAAGKTAELTDYTPAGDAELMETGNIISVPVLPMTPPYDTPTPAIMTRSALKLTDAPYHFINSGLIVTPDVPCIDLKAKPGEDIREPIAVRDVQGIYERAKFLAKRLRNQVDHVIIGESIPGGTTTAMGVLTALGYNGNVSSSADENPLELKKQVVEEGMKASGLTFGCLKDDPMKAVACMGDPMMPAVMGLVAGFQGTETSVILAGGTQMAAVYALIKHMGFNTEKLAIATTRYVVEDKSANFIELTRNLGVPVIYVADPGFGKSSLKGLHRYETGTIKEGAGAGGAMYLAGLFGITQDQFRTEVENVCKLLKAGH
- the pyk gene encoding pyruvate kinase encodes the protein MEIPDHKTKIVCTIGPASSSEERLRQLMLAGMNVARINFSHGDFESHARVIRSVRKVADELGRTIAILADLPGPKIRIGKLEKEPIMLHKGNLITLTVEDTPGNEKRIPVSYKQLPESVSPGSLIYLSDGFIQLRCIEISGKDVLCEVLIGGQLYSHKGLNLPGAKIFLDPVTEKDFKILEFALGEEIDTFSISFVENAGDIRKVRNFAASRGKQVYVVSKIERRQAVENIEEILDETDALMVARGDLGVEIPIQEVPSVQKELIQRSKLLGIPVITATHMLASMTDNIRPTRAEATDVANAILDGTDAVMLSEETAVGNYPVEAVEMMAKIAKTTENWRSRTKWGLDTMLKAITAREMSVDEVITLQVYEALQKLPVAAVLTPTRSGATPRRISRFNPDPWILAFSRVPKTCRFLSLSYGVYPVLVKESTENWEKETTEKTKELGFARSGDIVIFTQGPASGKPGGTNMLKILTLE